The genomic segment CTATACTATTATAGAATGTAGAATTTCTATATTCATCCATTTCATTTTTGAGTGTATGGTTCATTGGTTTGTGCTACTTATATAGATGAAACTCTAAATTTGGATGAACTGGAtactgaagaagaagatgagacTCATGATGAAGAGAATGATGGAAGAAATGATCCTAATGAAGGCTGTGGTGTGTCAAATTTTGGTGATGCTGAAGAATTTGGTGGTATTGAATTCGACAGTAGTTGGGAACCATGGACATGAAGTGATGAACAATGAATGACCTATTGAAGTGATAAGCTGCATTGTTGTTGTTTATGTTTATCAGTTTATGTTTGGTGGTACTAATTTGCTGAATTGATTGTTCATCATGGCCATGTTTGAACTTTGAATGTTTGTATCTTTTAGACAACATTTGTATGTTGAAAAGTTTGAAGTATGAACTATCATATGAGAATGCTTGAGGTTTGaactttgaatttgaaatttaaactttgaaactttgattGCTTAGCTATCCAGAATCTCCACATTGTGTGCGAGTTTCAatatttattataaattgtaatttataattttatatatttatttaattatattattattagatattttttattatatactTTGACTCGGTGGTTCAACTAATGACCCGATAGTTGAACCATTGACCCATCGATCCGGTCCTCTTGCCGGTTGGTTTTAATAACTATGCATCTAATCATACACGTTGTCAAAAAGTTTGTATAAATACCCTTGATAtaattgcatattttctttacatttttttccccttggACAAAGCCACACGTTACATTTGATAGTCTTGCAGACCCGTTGCCGTTTTAGTGAGGAGTCAAAAGAGGGCAGAAGAGGGCAAAATTGCACTGTTCATTAATGGACAATCTTAGCAGTTAACACTGCCTTTTCATTAATCTTGGCTCTTGGGTAGAAAGACCTATGAGTCTGTGACCTTATATACCTCTTACCAAGTCTTACACCTAAAATTTCTTTACTCATTTGGCGAAGTGCTTACCTCGCCATGCTAATGCGAATTATCTGCTCCAAAATCTTCCCAGGAGTGGAAAGTCTGTTTCTTTGACCACCAGTGACAAAGTAGCTTACGGTATGCTGAAACACTCAAACTACGTCCGACCCTCTACATCATCTTTACTTGCGTGTGGTATATACCGTATATCCACAACCATCAGCACTCTCAGAGAGTCTATTTGGAATTTGCAAGCGAGTTTTCAAGAAACCAAAAAACTGTTGACTCAGGACTTTGCTTTACAAGACTGCGCCCTTTTGCATCCTATGAACATAAACAAggttcattaaaaaaaaaaaagaattgagttaCTGGGAATTGGCAAGTGAGTTTTCAAGAAACCAAAAATTGTTGACTCATGGACTTTGCATTACAAGAATGTCCCTTTCCACTTCTATGGACTTATAAAAGGTTACGAGCAAATTGAGTTACTGGGAACCGACTTAGTCAAAGCTTGAACTCAAATTGACTTAGCAAGTTCGTCTGAGTCCGGCTTTGAGTATAGGGATGCTTTGTCCGTTGGCTTGTCGAATACCATATGTTAAATTAACAGTGAAATTACATGTAGGTTTTTCGTGCCATTATTATTTTCTGtataaaaaaagaattattttatttctttgatctCGATTAGATTCGAACTCAAGTTCGAACTATACATTGAGAGTCCCATCGAATTCGAGCCTGATACGGCGCATTTGTAGCCCTAGTAGGTATATGAACGTTCTAACAACCTAGTATGGCTTTTTAATATTCCTCGATCTTTTGATAGCATTTCTGAGGAGTGAAGCCAACTCAAACCAAAAGTCAATCATGGGCATCAATCAAATGGTCCCGATCTTATCCTAAGTGCTGACACTTCAAATGATCCCCCCGGAAGAAGCATAACATTTGCCACTTGATTCTTCTCAACGAGTAAACATATAAATGGACCGTAAGAAAGCTACAGTTCCCGAGGTCATTTCCAACTAGTATAAAGCGGTTTTGTGCATTTTGCACACCGCATAACTTTGTTTGCACACGGCGTAATTTTATTTGCACGACGTGTAactttagaacaaaattttatgGATCTCACACACGTTATTAAAAATGAGATACAAGAAGTGATTTGGAGCGTACAAActtttttggccaaatctttGCCGTGAACAGCTCAGGAGCGGTCCATTTGATGACCGCTCTTGCCCCTCATCCAAATAAATTCTTGTTGGTGCTTAGAATCTTCACTAGTTTACAGCGGAAGGTACCAATTGTTATGACTCAAAAAACTTAGAAGATGTAAGGACGTTACATATGTAAACAAATTGTGTCAGAGATCGATGAGAAAGTTGGGGTTTTAGTTAATGTAGATGTCGGTAATAGGTAAACAACAACATATACGGTATGCGAAAGGGAGAGAGTTGGCCAACTTCCACTCGATTGGTAAGACATGAAAATCTGTACACATTCCTGACATGCAAAACTGATGTGGGAAATCTATCCTGGTTTAATGTTTATATTCCTAAGACACGCTAATggtactttttttttggtgtggtTGGGTTGGCGGCGGCGgcccccggggggggggggtgtgttgTCTGAAAGCTTCTTGCTGGAAATTGCTTCGAAAACGAGTCATGGTGGTTGTGAAAGTGGCTCAAGTGTTAGCttatttttaaaagtaaaattaGGTTAGAATGGTATTTAAATAtatagaggtggcaaaatgggcgggatgggcgggaATTGTTGGGGTTTGAAATGGAATCAAGTCATATGAGTTTGGAcccaaccttacccatatgtgttcTGGGACTAATTTGGGGGGGATCACTTTGGAATgagtttagattgatcccgcccaatacccaaatctattttctacatatttttttcctttaattcattttttatttttttatataactttaatattttttatttattaaatttcttttagttttattaaataaacatgcaagtgctttatactcaggattcccaccaaaaattggattaacaaataaacgaaaagatagatatacaaccatattccaacatatatcaagatggccaaggCACTTAGGGTGTTGAATATTTATCTTCATCATTGTCCAAGGATGACAGGTCTAAACTGACTGAAAATGttggaaattcttgtggataatgactaaGAAGACTGCTAGATTATATTCGctggtatgactataaaaattgttaaagataatttttgaatctaagactccgtttggattgactattttatcaaaaaacaagtttttcaaatacaatattacagtaatatacaataactcaaaaaacatcccatccatattaatatatcaaatatttcaaaaaaattttatagtaaaaatttttcatatacactgttacaataaaatatttcaaaaacagctaatccaaacggagcccttgCTATTTGAGCCCAATGGATACCCAagtattttccaaaattttccatcAATTAATGGATACAATTGGGATTTAtcccattttaaacccaatatcaaattccagtacccatcccgcccaaagtccCTATGGGCATGGGTAACCCATTAGGACTTGGAACAAATTGCTACCCCTATTTAAATAGAAGATAGAGTCAATAATAATTATGAATGTATGCCTTCAAATGATACGTTAAGTTTTGTATGAGAATAATAATTATTCTCGCTTGTTCAATCTTTTAATAGACCTCTTAAGGAAAATTATCtcccaaacaagaaaaaaaattaaatgaataaACAAAGATAAAGAAAACGTAGCAGCGCAGAAACTCGCTCTGCCGCGTTGGCGCGTACGGCTCACTTCTTTGAATGCACGCGCCGCCAAGCCAATTTCCTAGTCCTTTCCAGGCTTGTTCTTTGAGTTTTCCCCTGCAATGTTCTGATAAAGTAAATTCCAGCTCTTTTCAGTTTTCctcatcttccttttctttcaagtTTAAAATCTTGCTCATTACATTTGAACTACTTTGTTTGCTAGGCCCCATGGATTAAACCTTCGGACGAGAAAGAAACATTTCGCACCAGATGCTTCATGCATGACGGTTCACATCATATGCTACTATAAATACAGGCAGCACCAAATATTGCATCAACCAACTCATGCAACagtttttctaaaatcttttcatGCAGTTAGTCAAATTGATTGAGATCGTGAACGATTAGCTTTTATCTTGCCTACATTTGTACTTTGTACATTGCCTCTCGTTCCGTTATCTCCCTCCGATTTCTGAACCTTGTCTTTTATCTTGTGAGAGATAGaaaatctcaacattatttTTCTTAGAAGCTATCATTGGCTTTCGAAATTATGCCTTCAATAGTTGATGCAAATTTGTCCTGCATTAACCTGGTTACGCGCCTTAGTAAACTCaacaaaaccaaaaagaaatgggGCTCTGCTTTTCTGACCATATATTGTTCAAAGGCCTTCAAAAATGTTCTTAGTTGTAGAAAGAGCAAGATTTCACCAGTACTTTCAGATACAGTTATCATCGATATTCCTGAAGTTCCTCCCAGCTTTTGCAATGTTGATCAGACAACTCTAACAAAGCTTGTCAAGGAGAAAAGCCTTGGTCAGCTTGACCAATTAGGTGGTATTCAAGGTATAGCTGCTTCTCTCAATACTGAAGTTCAGCATGGATTAAATGGTGATGATGCCGAAGATATTTTACGCAGAATTGAAGCTTTTGGTAGCAACACATATCGTAAGCCTCCCAAAAAGGGATTCTTCCATTTTGTTTGGGAAGCTTTtcaagatcctacaattgtcattCTTTTGGCATGTGCTGCATTATCTCTTAGTTTTGGAATAAAAGAGAATGGTCCAAAAGAAGGATGGTATGATGGTGGAAGTATATTTGTTGCTGTTTTTCTTGTCATTTCTGTTTCAGCTATCAGTAATTTTAGGCAGAACAGGCAATTTGAGAAGCTTTCCAAGTTCAGCAGCAATATCCCAGTTGAAGTTGTGAGAAATGGCAGGAGACAGCAAATTTCAATCTTTGAAGTTGTTGTTGGAGATGTTGTTCGCTTGAAGATTGGTGATCAGGTACCTGCTGATGGATTACTCTTGGAGGGGCATTCCTTAAGCATTGATGAATCAAGCATGACTGGAGAAAGTGATCATCTAGAAGTTAATCAAAACCAGAATCCATTCTTGACTTCTGGTACCAAAGTAGCTGATGGATATGGTCAGATGCTTGTTACTTCTGTTGGAATGAGCACAACTTGGGGGGAAATGATGAGCTCTGTTAGCCAGGACTCCAATGAGAAAACTCCTCTTCAATCGCGCCTAAATAAGCTAACTTCAGCAATTGGTAAAGTTGGTTTAGCGGTTGCTTCCTTAGTTCTTTTGGTGCTATTAGTTCGCTACTTCACAGGTCATACAAAGGACGCGAATGGAATTAAGGAGTACAATGGCAGCAAAACGAAGGCTGATGACGTGATCAATGCTGTGGTGAAAATTATTGCTGCAGCCGTAACAATTGTAGTTGTTGCAATTCCAGAAGGTTTGCCTCTGGCTGTAACAGTTACACTTGCTTATTCTATGAAGAGAATGATGGCTGATCAAGCAATGGTGAGAAAGCTTTCTGCTTGTGAAACAATGGGGTCTGCTACAACCATCTGTACAGACAAAACAGGTACTCTTACTCTAAATAGAATGACAGTAACAAAATTTTGGCTGGGCAAGGAATCAGTAGAGAAAGATAGCTACAGCTCTATCTCAACCAATGTTCTGAAATTGATTCGTGAAGCGGTGAGCCTAAACACCACAGGAAGTGTTTATAGGCCGATTAATTTAGGAACTGAGGGCCTCGAGTTCTCTGGAAGTCCTACTGAGAAAGCAATTCTGTCTTGGGCTGTCATGGAACTAAATATGGAGATGGAGAGAGTAAAACAGAATTGCTCCATTCTTCATGTGGAAGCATTCAATTCACAGAAGAAAAGAAGTGGAGTGTTGATGAAGAAAATGGTGGATAACTCGATTCATGTCCACTGGAAAGGAGCTGCTGAAATGATACTAGCAATGTGCTCGCATTATTACAACCTTGAAGGAGAAGTCACATTACTTGATCATCTTGAGAGgaagaaatttgaagaaataatACAGGGCATGGCTGCCAGCAGTCTGAGATGCATTGCATTTGCTCACAAGAAAATAACAGAAGCCAATGATGCCAGTGGCGAAATACAGCAAACATTAGAAGACAGAAACTTGATCCTTTTGGGGATTGTAGGCCTAAAGGATCCCTGTCGCCCCGGTGTGAAGAAAGCTGTGGAAGATTGTCAATATGCTGGTGTGAAGATCAAAATGATCACTGGCGACAATGTCTTCACTGCAAGAGCAATAGCCACTGAATGTGGGATACTTAAGCCTGATCTTGAGGCTAACGATGAATTGGTGGTAGAAGGTGTCGAATTTCGCAACTACACAGATGAGGAACGGATGGAAAAAGTTGATAAAATTGTTGTAATGGCGAGATCGTCTCCTTTTGACAAGCATCTCATGGTCAAATGCTTAAAAGAGAAAGGTCATGTTGTAGCGGTGACTGGAGATGGAACAAACGACGCGCCAGCATTGAAGGAAGCTGATATAGGACTTTCTATGGGGATTCAGGGCACTGAAGTTGCCAAGGAGAGTTCAGATATTGTCATTTTGGATGACAATTTTGCTTCTGTTGCCACAGTGCTTACATGGGGAAGGTGTGTGTACAGCAATATCCAGAAATTTATTCAGTTCCAACTCACAGTGAATGTGGCAGCTCTAGTGATCAACTTTGTAGCAGCAATTTCAGCTGGAGAAGTACCATTAACAGCAGTTCAACTCCTGTGGGTAAATCTCATCATGGATACTCTTGGAGCCTTAGCACTAGCAACAGAAAGACCAGCAAAGGATCTCATGGACAAGCCTCCAGTGGGGCGTACTGAACCCCTCATCACCAACATCATGTGGAGGAACTTAATGTCTCAAGCCTTGTATCAGATAGCAGTTTTGTTGACATTACAGTTCAAAGGAAAATCAATCTTTGGCGTCAGCGAAAAGGTAAACGATACGTTGATCTTCAACACTTTTGTTCTTTGCCAAGTGTTCAATGAGTTCAATGCAAGGAAACTTGAGAGGAAGAATGTGTTCGAGGGGATACACAGGAACAAGTTGTTCTTGGGAATTATTGGAGTAACAATTATTCTTCAAGTGGTGATGGTGGAATTTTTGAAGAGATTTGCTAATACGGAGAGGTTGAATTGGGGGCAATGGGGAGCTTGTATAGGAATTGCAGCTGCATCCTGGCCAATTGGCTGGATTATTAAGTGCATACCTGTTCCGGACAGACCAGTGTTCAGTTATCTCAAGTGGAACAACTTCTGTTGAAATATGCCAAACTTTACCTATAGATTTTACTAGATTATGTTTGGTATCCAAATAATTTAGTGAGTAGAAGAATAAGGATATTTGCTAATCAAAAAATCATATTGATTTGTTAATAAATATTATAGTTAAGATTTGTTAGGTAGAAAATCATgttatcaagtgatttttgttgaaatttttagGATAATTATTAACTGGATATTTTATTAGTTTGACGCTTGTAATTATTATAAATAGTGATTTGATGAATGAATAGCATAAGCTCATCTGAAGATTCAATACAAGTCtcttataagtttttttttttttttttttttgggccaaaaAACCAACAGCTTCAAATGCATGTAAAATGGAGTAGTGTGCTCAAAGTTTCGTGTTAATATCTTCTGTAGTTTGCTTCTGTAATTTACTTTTGTAGTAAATTCTTGCTGAGTTCAATATTTACACTTACCAGTAAATCAAACAACTTCTACTATTGTTATTAGGAAAACAGCAGGCAAGTTGCAATATCACAAAGTTTCGTAGTAGTTTATGCTGATTTGTTAGTCTAGAAAATGATTAGACTCCACTAAAACATTGGGATACAAATTACAAATTCTTACTTCTTCAGCTATTCCCAATATTCATAATCAAACTAATGATTTTCTGCTAATGAATATAAAGAATAGCCAAGATCCATAAAGTCAAATTCAATGACTTGGACAAATCATTTTGGGCGTCAAAAGCTTTATGATGCATCTTAAACGCAAGCACACTGATATGCAGCGAAGAAGAGGTAGCCAGCCCGTGACAACAGAATTTCAAGGACAACAACTTTAAGACAAAAATGGTAAAATTGAAGAATAAATGTTTTATATGCTGTTAATGCTATATTAGCGGATTAGATgcatgttatatatatatatatatatatatatatatatatatatatatataattcgatatttaaatttaattgagATAATGTGGCACGTATCTAAACCTATAAATGTATACATTGACAGTATTAGAAAGgttgatccaaaattaaaaCTTATAATGGGCAAACTCAAGTTCCGTTACTAAGTTGAACTGGCCATGCAATTTATCTATGCTAGTAGTACATGTTAAGGGagataaaagaacaaggaaacTGTGTATAATTGGGGTAAACAACTTTCaaaatttgttcttttttttttttctcaagaaCTAATTATGTTGTTAATTACCTTTCAGAATGAGAAGCATATATGTAAATTTCCCCTGCCAGCATCTCGTTAGGATAGGCTATTTTTGCCTGGTAGGTTGGTTTTCTCGAACAAATTTGCTGGAAATTGAGTACGAAATGATGCTACACTTTATGTAGAAGAAATTTTTTTGCATTGACACCACGGATGAATTGAAATTAACATGAGATGAAGCCAAATTTGGATGAGACAACAGTATGGATTGACATTATAAGCATCGGTGGAAAACAAATCAAATTTCCTCGTAGGTTTCAAGCAGGGTCCAAGGAAATGGAAAGGAAATTCCATTGGAGCGAAGAAACTTGTGCAAAAGGGAAAATAAAGCTAGGCAAGGGTTCTGTTATCTCATCAGCGTAATTCCTAGGAAACTTCGGTATGCAATCCGCAATTGAAGgcatttttttaacttttttccataaacatatttttcaatcacttttttatttcatatatatatatatatcagtgATGGAGCTACAACTTTTTTTTCCTAGGGGAGGGGGCAAAATTTTTCctaacaaaattattttaatatgatatgttcaaaataattttcatctatttaaatatatgacgtctaaaaatcaaaataatttacatctatttaaatatatgacatctaaaaatatcaaatattaacattaattataaaggtatgtctattttataaatatacattatagtaataacaaaaattaagacaagaaataacatttgattaaatattttataacatCATAAACCACCCAATTTGCACATTATGATAAGATGCTCCAATATGctatgcaata from the Coffea arabica cultivar ET-39 chromosome 11e, Coffea Arabica ET-39 HiFi, whole genome shotgun sequence genome contains:
- the LOC113718343 gene encoding putative calcium-transporting ATPase 13, plasma membrane-type, with the protein product MPSIVDANLSCINLVTRLSKLNKTKKKWGSAFLTIYCSKAFKNVLSCRKSKISPVLSDTVIIDIPEVPPSFCNVDQTTLTKLVKEKSLGQLDQLGGIQGIAASLNTEVQHGLNGDDAEDILRRIEAFGSNTYRKPPKKGFFHFVWEAFQDPTIVILLACAALSLSFGIKENGPKEGWYDGGSIFVAVFLVISVSAISNFRQNRQFEKLSKFSSNIPVEVVRNGRRQQISIFEVVVGDVVRLKIGDQVPADGLLLEGHSLSIDESSMTGESDHLEVNQNQNPFLTSGTKVADGYGQMLVTSVGMSTTWGEMMSSVSQDSNEKTPLQSRLNKLTSAIGKVGLAVASLVLLVLLVRYFTGHTKDANGIKEYNGSKTKADDVINAVVKIIAAAVTIVVVAIPEGLPLAVTVTLAYSMKRMMADQAMVRKLSACETMGSATTICTDKTGTLTLNRMTVTKFWLGKESVEKDSYSSISTNVLKLIREAVSLNTTGSVYRPINLGTEGLEFSGSPTEKAILSWAVMELNMEMERVKQNCSILHVEAFNSQKKRSGVLMKKMVDNSIHVHWKGAAEMILAMCSHYYNLEGEVTLLDHLERKKFEEIIQGMAASSLRCIAFAHKKITEANDASGEIQQTLEDRNLILLGIVGLKDPCRPGVKKAVEDCQYAGVKIKMITGDNVFTARAIATECGILKPDLEANDELVVEGVEFRNYTDEERMEKVDKIVVMARSSPFDKHLMVKCLKEKGHVVAVTGDGTNDAPALKEADIGLSMGIQGTEVAKESSDIVILDDNFASVATVLTWGRCVYSNIQKFIQFQLTVNVAALVINFVAAISAGEVPLTAVQLLWVNLIMDTLGALALATERPAKDLMDKPPVGRTEPLITNIMWRNLMSQALYQIAVLLTLQFKGKSIFGVSEKVNDTLIFNTFVLCQVFNEFNARKLERKNVFEGIHRNKLFLGIIGVTIILQVVMVEFLKRFANTERLNWGQWGACIGIAAASWPIGWIIKCIPVPDRPVFSYLKWNNFC